From a single Gammaproteobacteria bacterium genomic region:
- a CDS encoding class I SAM-dependent methyltransferase, translating into MTATLEIERSRAEQARLDFVGGLMAFNSTGFGPAMGAWYRENENRLQDPSDIREVGGLMEQGNAYRFGAFFERHNHAQMFRAILDILKRQGENVRAWLDDFNGAGALGCLELNPELETPRYYRKIEIHTQPGNYHAEFAGFLYHWMISPFLVGRDDGDEMGWNLARAVPGGDYRRILDLGCGVGKSTFPYCELHPDAEVVGLDYSASMLKYGHKLAESRGHKVHFTQRLAEDTGYPDGSFDVVSAVWLFHELPGKVRAQVVREAHRLLRPGGVFAIMESPPFKVLQEEYSPLSAFLLDSTGRRMEDPFLPGFLAEDRVCMFEEGGFSEVRDVPLPNELTGWGFGGEYFFGAYPWWATIGVRP; encoded by the coding sequence ATGACAGCGACTCTGGAAATTGAGCGCAGCCGCGCGGAGCAGGCGCGGCTGGATTTTGTAGGGGGCCTGATGGCGTTCAATTCGACCGGCTTCGGACCCGCCATGGGCGCCTGGTACCGCGAAAACGAGAACCGGCTTCAGGACCCTTCGGACATACGCGAAGTGGGCGGGCTGATGGAGCAGGGCAATGCCTACCGCTTCGGCGCCTTTTTCGAGCGCCATAACCACGCACAGATGTTCCGGGCCATCCTGGACATCCTCAAACGCCAGGGCGAAAACGTGCGGGCCTGGCTGGACGACTTCAACGGGGCGGGCGCATTGGGATGCCTGGAGCTGAATCCGGAACTGGAAACGCCCCGTTATTACCGCAAGATCGAAATCCATACGCAGCCGGGCAACTACCACGCTGAGTTCGCCGGATTCCTCTACCACTGGATGATCAGCCCGTTTCTGGTGGGGCGCGACGACGGCGACGAGATGGGCTGGAACCTGGCCCGAGCGGTGCCCGGGGGCGACTACCGGCGCATCCTGGACCTGGGTTGCGGCGTCGGCAAGAGCACTTTTCCCTATTGCGAGCTCCACCCGGATGCAGAAGTGGTGGGTTTGGACTACTCCGCCTCCATGCTCAAGTACGGCCACAAGCTGGCCGAGTCACGCGGGCACAAGGTTCATTTCACCCAGCGGCTGGCCGAGGATACCGGCTATCCGGACGGGAGTTTCGACGTGGTCAGCGCGGTGTGGCTGTTTCACGAACTGCCGGGTAAGGTGCGCGCGCAGGTTGTGCGTGAGGCTCACCGGCTGCTTCGCCCGGGCGGAGTCTTCGCGATCATGGAATCGCCGCCGTTCAAGGTGCTGCAGGAAGAGTACAGTCCGCTATCGGCGTTTCTGCTGGATTCCACCGGGCGGCGCATGGAAGATCCGTTCCTGCCGGGATTCCTGGCCGAAGACCGGGTGTGCATGTTCGAGGAAGGCGGTTTCAGTGAGGTCCGCGACGTACCGCTGCCCAATGAGCTGACCGGTTGGGGGTTCGGCGGGGAGTACTTCTTCGGCGCCTATCCCTGGTGGGCCACGATCGGAGTGCGGCCGTGA
- a CDS encoding DUF4437 domain-containing protein, producing MTKEHVENLAALEVGPIPWEPAGLAPGAELRPLARDRGTGGFTGLVDLPAGYDSGSGLSCSVELRMFVIDGEIRMGDHRLGPGGFCYHPGGSGQGRWRSAEGARAFVVFLEDPGFRPDRSSPTPDAIPALDSYAMDWHNPLDASDPSEDFRAGIFVKVLHVDPETRASMHLAGLMPGWYAEGMETHPVYEENYCLQGDVHIGEVGEETGYTMVVGSYMCRPEGIIHGPLASKNGNVNLCYTHGLLGIDYSANPRSMDIIRKHFRNHPWT from the coding sequence ATGACCAAAGAGCATGTAGAGAATCTCGCGGCGCTCGAGGTCGGGCCGATCCCCTGGGAGCCTGCAGGACTTGCGCCTGGCGCAGAGCTTCGGCCGCTCGCGCGCGATCGGGGCACCGGCGGTTTCACCGGCCTGGTGGACTTGCCGGCCGGCTATGACAGCGGATCAGGCTTGAGCTGCTCCGTCGAACTTCGAATGTTCGTGATCGATGGAGAGATCAGGATGGGCGACCATCGCCTGGGCCCCGGTGGATTCTGCTACCACCCCGGGGGCTCCGGGCAAGGGAGGTGGCGTTCGGCCGAAGGCGCCCGCGCATTTGTGGTCTTCCTTGAGGACCCCGGGTTTCGACCGGATCGAAGCTCTCCTACGCCCGACGCGATCCCGGCGCTGGACTCCTATGCCATGGATTGGCACAACCCGCTGGACGCCAGCGACCCATCCGAGGATTTTCGGGCCGGCATCTTCGTAAAGGTTCTGCACGTAGACCCGGAGACCAGGGCCAGCATGCACCTGGCGGGCCTGATGCCCGGCTGGTACGCCGAAGGCATGGAAACTCACCCGGTTTACGAGGAAAACTATTGCCTGCAGGGTGACGTGCATATAGGCGAAGTTGGCGAGGAAACGGGCTACACCATGGTCGTGGGCAGCTACATGTGCCGGCCGGAGGGGATCATTCACGGCCCGCTGGCCAGCAAGAACGGCAACGTCAACCTCTGCTACACCCACGGCCTTTTGGGAATCGACTACAGCGCAAACCCAAGGTCCATGGATATCATCCGCAAGCATTTCAGGAACCACCCCTGGACCTGA
- a CDS encoding amino acid permease, giving the protein MQAAPTRFARVLKTRDVLMLSFGAMIGWSWILMTGYWVGNAGSLGTLIAFAAGGLVIGFIALTYAELASAMPRAGGEHVYTHAGLGAGWSFVCTWALLMAYVTVCVFESVALPTAVEYLIPAIRMGALWHVAGAPVDAGFILVGLAGAVVMTWINVVGIRTAAIVQGIVTVAIFVSGVVLFAGAAGFGLPELAEPKIAVPATGILTVLIMVPALLVGFDVLPQSAEEIDLPPKRIGRLLIVSLVMAVAWYGAIAWSVAVALTPEELAGDGLITADAAKKLWSVAAGGSWAGVALTIGGIGGVLTSWNAFIIGGSRVVFALAESGSLPAVFGRLHPRYKTPYVAVLAIGLLSCISPLFGRTILVWLINCGSFAVVAAYLFVPIAFLALRRSQPDLPRPYKLRYPRIVGMSAIVLALGLLCLFMPFSPSSLVWPQEWGIVLGWGAAGLLVWFTRRTRPPA; this is encoded by the coding sequence ATGCAGGCTGCCCCGACTCGCTTTGCGCGCGTGCTGAAAACGCGCGACGTGCTGATGCTCTCATTCGGAGCGATGATCGGCTGGAGCTGGATATTGATGACCGGCTACTGGGTCGGCAACGCCGGAAGTCTCGGAACATTGATCGCGTTCGCCGCCGGCGGGCTGGTGATCGGGTTCATCGCGCTGACCTATGCCGAGCTGGCCTCCGCCATGCCGCGGGCCGGCGGCGAGCACGTCTACACCCACGCCGGGCTGGGGGCCGGCTGGTCGTTCGTCTGCACCTGGGCGCTGCTGATGGCCTACGTGACGGTATGCGTGTTTGAGTCCGTGGCGCTGCCCACCGCGGTGGAATACCTCATACCCGCGATCCGCATGGGCGCCCTCTGGCACGTCGCCGGCGCCCCCGTCGATGCGGGGTTCATCCTCGTGGGCCTGGCGGGCGCCGTCGTGATGACCTGGATCAACGTCGTCGGCATCCGAACTGCGGCGATCGTCCAGGGCATTGTGACCGTCGCCATCTTCGTGTCCGGCGTGGTGCTGTTCGCCGGGGCGGCCGGTTTCGGCCTGCCCGAATTGGCGGAACCGAAAATCGCCGTTCCGGCCACCGGCATTCTCACCGTCCTGATCATGGTCCCCGCCCTGCTGGTCGGATTCGACGTATTGCCGCAATCGGCCGAGGAGATCGACCTTCCGCCGAAGCGCATCGGGCGATTGCTGATCGTCTCCCTGGTCATGGCCGTGGCCTGGTACGGCGCGATCGCCTGGTCGGTGGCGGTGGCGCTCACCCCGGAGGAACTGGCCGGCGACGGACTGATTACGGCGGATGCGGCGAAGAAGCTCTGGTCCGTGGCCGCGGGCGGATCCTGGGCCGGCGTGGCGCTCACGATCGGCGGTATCGGCGGCGTGCTCACGAGCTGGAACGCCTTCATTATCGGCGGCAGCCGCGTGGTCTTCGCCCTGGCCGAATCGGGCAGCCTGCCCGCGGTGTTCGGGCGGCTTCATCCACGCTACAAGACGCCCTATGTCGCCGTGCTCGCGATCGGACTGTTGAGCTGCATTTCCCCGCTGTTCGGGCGGACGATCCTGGTGTGGCTGATCAACTGCGGCAGTTTTGCCGTGGTGGCCGCCTACCTGTTCGTGCCGATCGCGTTCCTGGCCCTTCGCCGAAGCCAACCCGACCTGCCCCGGCCCTACAAGTTGCGCTATCCGCGGATCGTCGGCATGTCGGCCATCGTGCTGGCCCTGGGCCTTTTGTGCCTGTTCATGCCCTTCAGCCCGTCCAGCCTGGTATGGCCGCAGGAATGGGGCATCGTGCTGGGCTGGGGCGCTGCCGGCCTCCTGGTCTGGTTCACCCGCCGGACTAGACCCCCTGCTTGA
- a CDS encoding aminopeptidase P family protein — protein sequence MAEAGLEAMVCVQPINVYYASGYESDWLFDYQWAGCAILPLSEDRPATLIVHDVELTNLAEHPSWMPELRVYETQVGDDIFSHYTVDEEAELEESDRKTLALMEATRATASIGVVEAILKALSDGGYRRLGFDDARLASLCAERLSGVECFDRPELMTMIRAVKTPAELELMREAGRRNQQALSVAIDAAGVGVKWTDIRRAWHLSVAEQDCMPWCIYVGAGHKSMGLWHDHDYPIRKGDQLCFDSMLTWQRYFGDMQRTCVMGAPSAKLQRYWNAAYAAAEAVFEAMRPGVNTVDLRKLALEVGTRGGIKGFRHAFMHGLGLEHLELPSASPGLSGFDLEEGMVVNMDMEVCEIGFGGIYYENTLLIGRHGPEYLCDMPRELIHLPC from the coding sequence ATGGCGGAGGCCGGCCTCGAGGCCATGGTGTGCGTGCAGCCGATCAACGTCTACTATGCCAGCGGCTATGAATCCGACTGGCTGTTCGACTACCAGTGGGCAGGCTGCGCGATCCTGCCGCTGTCCGAGGACCGGCCTGCCACGCTCATCGTGCACGACGTCGAGCTGACCAACCTGGCCGAGCACCCGAGCTGGATGCCGGAATTGCGTGTCTATGAGACGCAGGTGGGCGACGACATCTTCAGCCACTACACGGTGGACGAGGAAGCCGAACTGGAGGAATCCGACCGCAAGACGCTGGCGCTGATGGAAGCGACGCGAGCGACAGCCTCCATAGGCGTGGTGGAGGCGATCCTCAAGGCGCTGAGCGACGGCGGCTACCGCAGGCTGGGCTTCGACGACGCACGCCTGGCTTCATTGTGCGCCGAACGGCTGTCCGGTGTTGAATGCTTCGACCGCCCCGAGCTGATGACGATGATCCGGGCGGTCAAGACGCCCGCCGAGCTGGAACTCATGCGCGAGGCGGGCCGGCGCAACCAGCAGGCGCTCAGTGTCGCGATCGACGCGGCGGGCGTGGGCGTCAAGTGGACGGACATTCGCCGGGCCTGGCATCTTTCGGTGGCCGAACAGGACTGCATGCCCTGGTGCATCTACGTCGGCGCGGGCCACAAGAGCATGGGTCTGTGGCACGACCACGATTACCCGATTCGCAAGGGCGATCAGTTGTGCTTCGACTCCATGCTCACCTGGCAGCGCTATTTCGGCGACATGCAGCGCACCTGCGTGATGGGCGCCCCCAGCGCCAAGTTGCAGCGCTACTGGAATGCCGCCTACGCCGCGGCCGAAGCCGTCTTCGAGGCCATGCGGCCGGGCGTGAACACGGTGGACCTGCGCAAGCTGGCGCTGGAAGTGGGCACGCGGGGCGGGATCAAGGGTTTCCGCCATGCCTTCATGCACGGGCTGGGACTGGAGCACCTGGAACTGCCCAGCGCTTCGCCGGGCCTGAGCGGCTTCGACCTGGAGGAAGGCATGGTCGTGAACATGGACATGGAGGTGTGCGAGATCGGATTCGGTGGCATTTACTATGAGAACACCCTGCTGATCGGCCGTCACGGTCCCGAATACCTCTGCGACATGCCGCGTGAACTGATACATCTGCCCTGCTGA
- a CDS encoding long-chain fatty acid--CoA ligase, whose translation MKGLMMDYPLTVTSLMRHVEAQHGGSEVYSLTVENPAHRTTYAGIFRRAAKLANALRRVGLKQGDRVATMAWNDYRHMELYYGISCMGGVLHTINPRLFPEQLQYIVNHAEDRFLFADPLLLPLLEKLHPAFPSVEAHVLLCSKEAIPESSVPNLISYEELIEGESDSCDWPDLDENLASSLCYTSGTTGNPKGVLFSHRSTVLHTYASALADAISINSTDSVLPVVPMFHANAWGVVYSAPMVGAKLVLPGPKAGDPEALAAMMNGERVTKALGVPTVWLGLLNYLDATGQRLETVQDLVVGGAACPRSMMVDFAEQHGIHVVHAWGMTEMSPLGSVNAPTASTAGMDAEAKLQQRLSQGRAPYGVEMRLVDDDGGELPRDGRAVGRLQVRGPWVANRYYRAEESALEDGWFDTGDVASIDPEGFMRITDRTKDLIKSGGEWISSIELEDVAMAHPAVAEAAVIAMPHAKWSERPLLIVCLKEDAAVDSDALLAWFEGKVAKWWIPDAVEFTDELPHTATGKVSKLKLREQFAAAA comes from the coding sequence ATGAAAGGCTTGATGATGGATTACCCCCTGACGGTGACCAGCCTGATGCGCCACGTGGAAGCCCAGCACGGTGGCTCGGAGGTCTATTCGCTCACGGTCGAGAATCCCGCGCACCGAACGACCTACGCCGGGATCTTCCGCCGCGCCGCGAAACTGGCCAACGCGCTCAGGCGCGTGGGCCTGAAGCAGGGCGACCGGGTTGCGACGATGGCCTGGAACGATTACCGGCACATGGAGCTGTACTACGGTATTTCCTGCATGGGGGGCGTTCTGCACACCATCAATCCGAGACTGTTCCCCGAGCAGCTTCAATACATCGTCAACCACGCCGAGGATCGTTTTCTTTTTGCCGACCCCCTGCTGCTGCCTTTGCTGGAGAAGCTGCACCCCGCCTTTCCGAGCGTGGAAGCCCATGTCCTGCTTTGCTCGAAGGAGGCCATCCCCGAATCTTCGGTGCCGAATCTGATCAGCTACGAGGAACTGATCGAGGGCGAGAGCGATTCCTGTGACTGGCCCGATCTTGACGAAAACCTGGCCAGTTCCCTGTGTTACACCTCGGGCACGACCGGCAATCCCAAGGGCGTGCTGTTCTCGCACCGCTCCACCGTCCTGCACACGTACGCAAGCGCGCTGGCCGACGCGATCAGCATCAACAGCACCGACAGCGTACTGCCGGTCGTGCCGATGTTTCACGCCAATGCCTGGGGGGTGGTCTACAGCGCTCCGATGGTGGGCGCCAAGCTCGTGCTTCCGGGCCCCAAGGCGGGCGATCCCGAGGCCCTGGCGGCGATGATGAACGGCGAGCGCGTCACCAAGGCGCTGGGCGTGCCGACTGTCTGGCTGGGTTTGCTGAACTACCTGGACGCCACCGGCCAGCGCCTGGAAACGGTGCAGGACCTGGTGGTGGGGGGCGCGGCCTGCCCGCGGTCGATGATGGTGGATTTTGCCGAACAGCACGGGATTCACGTGGTTCACGCCTGGGGTATGACCGAAATGAGCCCCCTGGGCAGCGTCAACGCGCCTACGGCCAGTACCGCCGGCATGGACGCGGAGGCCAAACTGCAACAGCGTCTGAGCCAGGGGCGCGCGCCGTACGGAGTGGAGATGCGGCTGGTCGACGACGACGGCGGAGAATTGCCCAGGGACGGTCGGGCCGTGGGGCGCCTGCAGGTTCGTGGGCCATGGGTCGCGAACCGTTACTACCGGGCGGAGGAATCGGCGCTGGAGGACGGCTGGTTCGACACCGGAGACGTCGCCAGCATCGATCCGGAAGGCTTCATGCGCATCACTGACCGCACCAAGGACCTGATCAAGTCCGGCGGCGAGTGGATCAGTTCGATCGAACTTGAAGACGTGGCCATGGCGCATCCCGCAGTGGCCGAGGCGGCGGTGATCGCGATGCCGCACGCGAAATGGTCGGAACGGCCGCTGCTGATCGTCTGCCTGAAGGAGGACGCGGCGGTCGATTCCGACGCCCTGCTGGCCTGGTTTGAAGGCAAGGTCGCCAAGTGGTGGATTCCCGATGCGGTGGAGTTCACCGACGAACTGCCGCACACCGCCACCGGAAAGGTCAGCAAGCTCAAGCTGCGCGAACAGTTCGCTGCGGCGGCGTGA
- a CDS encoding TonB-dependent receptor — protein MDFDLAVITGRFQFRIQLQASQCARPVEVVQPGPHVFALAFEDVQDGPEHLCVVMALEKGAEAVGIALLHQPAHFAYVRRVLKPVLVFAVPGAHGGSEAGRIERHQAPYKIQPRLLRAAALNFQSRCHGVPNRFGLYYREACFARPLDWRVGAAPFFWARTTPLGDVMNLIRSATCGAIASILLLPAAGFLAPKASAQVAALEEIVVTARKREESIQDVPLSITAFTGEELERGGFVDLEDISFQTTGMQFNNELAGTRPGRLFSNIRFRGVEGSEYSTLQTASLFVDGIFALQGAQTLALSDLERVEVIKGPQSAAFGRNSFAGAINYITRAPDMEEFSGRIKVDAGQYDQHELDITADIPIAPGVLALRVGGRYFNKGDMYQNYAGVGVGEQRSESAFATLFVQAADNVSIKLRYYQQEDSDGPAGVTFYKARLDDSCTGKTMPGLTTDGQPTTLMPREYLCGTIPGPGGQISFPNPSVSLSPASFPAGSENFIRDSLIDAPSQVEGVPYIDHFGIEREITRISLVLDYELANGMTLVATGAYNENNAANLRDWDMTPDEAWYVSNPQAGEDESIDIRLSSAPDARLRWLGGFNYYTQEFLTSSNGGVFVVACGNLGAFGTPAQCAAPARIPVDVDGGDFVDVRAFYGSLSYDITEQFTVDLEARWQDDTRSDGRGDFEINFKDFLPRISLRYRITEDITAYITTSRGILPGVINSNIINCNPTTYTQPFIDPRTGQPSTSSMCQQYVDALGADAVEVTPVQELDAYEIGVKSTWMDGRLVANVAAYWQEWANAPFPTFVTVYRDDDGDTIPNPNPNFNPVSTPGSSEYSGVELEVDFLISEDWDLSFNWSFNDNEYTEFLIPLASAEYALGTRNVKGHRSSRFPKWSGNVSSTYGGTFQNGWDWSLRGDLTYMGETFPGLTNLATLESYSLLNLRFAVERNDLRVEGYVKNALDEDYWRTGQEYTDFSRVLSVGFNFNRLGLTLVPQDRRTFGVRVAYEF, from the coding sequence ATGGATTTCGATCTTGCGGTAATAACGGGGCGTTTCCAGTTCCGGATTCAGCTCCAGGCATCCCAATGCGCCCGCCCCGTTGAAGTCGTCCAGCCAGGCCCGCACGTTTTCGCCCTGGCGTTTGAGGATGTCCAGGATGGCCCGGAACATCTGTGCGTGGTTATGGCGCTCGAAAAAGGCGCCGAAGCGGTAGGCATTGCCCTGCTCCATCAGCCCGCCCACTTCGCGTATGTCCGAAGGGTCCTGAAGCCGGTTCTCGTTTTCGCGGTACCAGGCGCCCATGGCGGGTCCGAAGCCGGTCGAATTGAACGCCATCAGGCCCCCTACAAAATCCAGCCGCGCCTGCTCCGCGCGGCTGCGCTCAATTTCCAGAGTCGCTGTCATGGAGTCCCCAATCGGTTTGGACTATATTATAGGGAGGCGTGTTTCGCACGCCCGCTCGATTGGCGCGTTGGGGCCGCGCCGTTTTTTTGGGCAAGGACTACACCATTGGGGGACGTTATGAACCTGATTCGCTCTGCCACTTGCGGCGCGATCGCGTCGATTCTGCTTTTACCGGCCGCCGGCTTCCTGGCGCCGAAGGCTTCGGCGCAGGTTGCCGCGCTGGAGGAGATCGTCGTGACCGCCCGAAAACGCGAGGAGAGCATCCAGGATGTTCCGCTGTCCATCACGGCGTTCACGGGAGAGGAACTGGAACGCGGAGGCTTCGTGGACCTGGAGGACATCTCCTTCCAGACCACCGGCATGCAGTTCAACAACGAACTCGCCGGCACGCGCCCGGGACGGCTGTTCAGCAATATCCGCTTCCGCGGGGTAGAGGGCAGCGAGTATTCAACGCTGCAGACCGCTTCTCTTTTCGTCGACGGCATCTTTGCCTTGCAGGGCGCGCAGACCCTGGCGCTGAGCGATCTCGAACGCGTCGAGGTCATCAAGGGCCCGCAATCGGCCGCGTTCGGAAGAAACTCTTTCGCCGGCGCGATCAATTACATCACGCGCGCGCCGGACATGGAAGAATTCTCGGGCAGGATCAAGGTGGACGCCGGGCAGTACGACCAGCATGAACTGGACATTACCGCGGACATTCCCATCGCGCCCGGCGTGCTGGCGCTGCGGGTCGGAGGGCGCTACTTCAACAAGGGCGACATGTATCAAAACTACGCGGGCGTCGGTGTGGGCGAGCAGCGCTCCGAATCCGCATTCGCGACCCTGTTCGTGCAGGCCGCCGACAACGTCAGCATCAAGCTGCGCTACTACCAGCAGGAAGACAGCGACGGTCCCGCAGGCGTGACCTTCTACAAGGCGCGGCTGGACGACAGCTGCACGGGCAAGACAATGCCGGGCCTGACCACAGACGGCCAACCCACCACGCTGATGCCACGGGAATACCTTTGCGGCACCATTCCGGGGCCCGGCGGACAGATCAGTTTCCCCAACCCCAGCGTGTCGCTCAGTCCCGCCAGTTTCCCGGCCGGATCCGAAAACTTCATCCGCGACTCGCTGATCGACGCGCCGTCGCAGGTCGAAGGCGTGCCCTACATCGACCACTTCGGCATCGAGCGCGAAATTACCCGCATCAGTCTGGTGCTGGACTACGAACTCGCCAACGGCATGACGCTGGTCGCCACCGGCGCCTACAACGAAAACAATGCGGCCAACCTGCGCGACTGGGACATGACGCCGGACGAGGCCTGGTACGTGTCCAACCCCCAGGCCGGCGAGGATGAAAGCATCGATATACGCCTGTCCTCAGCGCCGGACGCGAGGCTGCGCTGGCTGGGCGGTTTCAACTATTACACGCAGGAGTTCCTGACCAGCTCGAACGGCGGCGTGTTCGTGGTGGCCTGCGGCAACCTGGGGGCCTTCGGGACGCCCGCGCAGTGCGCCGCCCCCGCCCGCATTCCGGTGGACGTGGATGGCGGCGACTTCGTGGACGTGCGCGCCTTCTACGGGTCGCTGTCCTACGACATCACCGAACAGTTCACGGTGGACCTGGAAGCGCGCTGGCAGGACGATACTCGCAGCGACGGCAGGGGCGATTTCGAGATCAACTTCAAGGATTTCCTGCCGCGGATTTCTCTGCGATACCGCATTACCGAGGACATTACCGCCTACATCACGACATCCCGCGGCATTCTTCCCGGCGTCATCAATTCCAACATCATCAACTGCAACCCCACAACCTATACTCAGCCGTTCATCGATCCGCGCACGGGCCAGCCGAGCACCTCCTCGATGTGCCAGCAATACGTCGATGCGCTGGGTGCCGACGCGGTGGAAGTGACGCCGGTGCAGGAACTCGACGCCTATGAGATCGGCGTCAAGTCCACCTGGATGGACGGACGGCTGGTCGCCAACGTGGCGGCCTACTGGCAGGAATGGGCGAATGCGCCCTTCCCGACTTTCGTGACCGTTTACCGCGACGACGACGGCGACACGATCCCCAATCCCAACCCCAACTTCAACCCGGTCAGCACACCGGGCAGTTCGGAGTACTCCGGCGTGGAACTGGAAGTGGATTTCCTGATCAGCGAAGACTGGGACCTGAGCTTCAACTGGTCGTTCAACGACAACGAGTACACCGAGTTCCTCATCCCCCTGGCGTCCGCCGAATACGCGCTGGGCACCCGCAATGTGAAGGGGCACCGCTCCAGCCGCTTCCCCAAGTGGTCCGGCAACGTCTCCTCCACCTATGGCGGAACCTTCCAGAACGGTTGGGACTGGTCGCTTCGCGGCGATCTCACCTACATGGGCGAGACCTTCCCCGGCCTGACCAACCTCGCGACGCTGGAGAGCTACTCGCTGCTGAATCTCCGGTTCGCGGTCGAACGGAACGACCTGAGGGTGGAGGGCTACGTGAAGAACGCGCTGGACGAAGATTACTGGCGCACCGGCCAGGAATACACGGATTTCTCGCGCGTGCTGAGCGTGGGTTTCAACTTCAACCGGCTCGGCCTGACGCTGGTGCCGCAGGACAGGCGCACCTTCGGCGTTCGCGTGGCGTACGAGTTCTAG
- a CDS encoding peptide chain release factor 2 (programmed frameshift): protein METTQLKPLLADLGARLEALRGYLDYAGKARRLSEVETELADPSVWSDSQRAGALGRERASLQSVTQTLDRLAADAGELEELLELALEEQDQATLEDVSDGIRKLAEEVEKLEFRRMFGGARDGSNAFLEVTAGSGGHDAQDFAEMLLRMYLKFCEANKFDAQLIEASDGEVAGVKSATVHVRGDHAYGWLRTETGVHRLVRKSPFDSGARRHTSFASVFVSPEIEEEAEVEVDPGDLRIDVYRASGAGGQHVNRTESAVRITHQPSGIVVQCQNERSQHKNRATAMKQLRAKLFELAERERRAEQQALEDSKADIGWGNQIRSYVLDQSRVKDLRTGVESGNPTAVLNGALGPFIEAGLKQGV from the exons ATGGAAACGACTCAGCTCAAGCCGCTGCTTGCCGATCTGGGCGCCCGACTCGAGGCGCTTAGGGGGTACCTT GATTACGCCGGCAAGGCCCGGCGCCTGAGCGAAGTCGAAACCGAACTCGCCGACCCCTCCGTCTGGTCCGATTCGCAACGCGCCGGCGCGCTGGGACGCGAACGGGCGTCCTTGCAGTCCGTTACTCAAACGCTGGATCGCCTCGCAGCGGACGCCGGCGAGCTGGAAGAGTTGCTCGAGCTGGCCCTTGAAGAGCAGGACCAGGCCACGCTGGAGGACGTGAGCGACGGAATCCGGAAGCTTGCGGAGGAAGTGGAGAAGCTGGAGTTCCGCCGCATGTTTGGCGGCGCCAGGGACGGCTCCAATGCGTTTCTTGAAGTCACGGCCGGATCCGGTGGACACGACGCACAGGACTTCGCCGAAATGTTGCTGCGCATGTACCTCAAGTTCTGCGAGGCCAACAAGTTCGACGCGCAACTGATCGAGGCCTCCGACGGCGAGGTCGCCGGGGTGAAGAGCGCCACCGTGCATGTGCGCGGCGATCATGCGTACGGATGGCTGCGGACCGAGACCGGCGTGCATCGGCTGGTGCGAAAGTCGCCCTTCGATTCCGGGGCCCGCCGGCATACTTCGTTCGCCAGCGTTTTCGTTTCTCCCGAGATCGAGGAAGAAGCGGAGGTGGAAGTGGACCCGGGCGATCTGCGGATCGACGTTTACCGTGCCAGCGGCGCCGGCGGACAGCACGTCAACCGCACCGAATCCGCGGTTCGCATCACCCACCAGCCTTCGGGCATCGTCGTGCAGTGCCAGAACGAGCGCTCGCAGCACAAGAACCGGGCCACGGCCATGAAGCAGTTGCGCGCCAAGCTTTTCGAGCTGGCCGAGCGCGAGCGGCGGGCGGAGCAGCAGGCCCTGGAAGACAGCAAGGCCGACATCGGCTGGGGGAACCAGATCCGCTCGTACGTTCTCGATCAGTCGCGGGTCAAGGACCTGCGCACCGGCGTGGAGTCCGGCAACCCCACGGCCGTGCTGAACGGCGCCCTGGGCCCATTTATCGAGGCGGGCCTCAAGCAGGGGGTCTAG
- a CDS encoding ureidoglycolate hydrolase, translated as MKTRLLPLQEATPEALASCGQLLGRHAAAEPLPIKFYDGAVQTFRTVDFRSDEQTELALTRVRRRPFEVRWIERHFKHTQTFIPLNGAPFIVVLAPPTDGDQPNLDEVRAYRFDGSAGFTMKVGTWHEFPFAVEDEADIIVILRSEATQSLLDTDPATGEVRGPDIQKQDLLKQHGVELKIDV; from the coding sequence ATGAAAACCCGCTTGCTGCCCCTTCAGGAGGCCACGCCTGAGGCCTTGGCCTCCTGCGGGCAGTTGCTGGGTCGGCACGCCGCCGCCGAACCGCTGCCGATCAAGTTCTACGATGGCGCCGTGCAGACCTTCCGAACGGTGGATTTCCGGTCGGACGAACAGACCGAACTCGCCCTGACCCGTGTTCGGCGCAGGCCTTTCGAGGTCCGCTGGATCGAACGCCACTTCAAGCACACGCAGACCTTTATCCCGCTCAACGGCGCGCCGTTCATCGTGGTTCTGGCGCCGCCCACGGACGGCGACCAGCCGAACCTGGACGAAGTGCGCGCCTATCGCTTCGACGGCTCGGCCGGGTTCACCATGAAGGTGGGCACCTGGCACGAGTTTCCGTTTGCCGTGGAGGATGAGGCTGACATCATCGTGATCTTGAGAAGCGAGGCGACGCAAAGCCTGCTGGACACCGATCCCGCTACAGGCGAGGTTCGCGGCCCCGACATACAAAAGCAGGACTTGCTGAAGCAGCACGGCGTCGAACTCAAGATCGACGTATGA